The stretch of DNA CTCTGGTGGATTATTGGCAGGCAGATTTTCAGGGGACTTTTCCATTAAGCTCTGGCTTGACGGGAAATTTATGGCTGTTGAAGATCTGTCTGATGAAAAGTCTGTGCTTAAAATATATAACCTAGACTGGAATTGAGAAGGAAAGAAATGTCTGAACTCAGTCTGGAATTTAATTTGCTCGACAATGCTTTTGATTACGTAGAGAGCGCGATAAAATACAGCAAATGTAAAGATCCCCGTTCCCTGAAGTATGCAGTGTTACACCTTGATGCTTCAATTGAGTTGTTCCTAAAATCGCGATTGGTCAAGGAACACTGGTCACTTATTTTTGAGGATCCGGATAAAGCCAGCCTTCAAGCACTAGAATCGGGCGATTTTGTCTCGGTTGATTTAAAATCGGCTTTGAATCGGCTGGAAAGAATAGCTGATATCCGAATAAACAAAAGCCTGTCTAACAGCATTGTATCTTTGAGGAATTATCGTAACAGGATCCAGCATTATGCAATAAAAGTAAATGCAGACGCAATAAAATCATTGTTAGGTTTTATCTATAATTTTGTTATTGATTTTTGTCAAAAAGAATTAAATCAGGATATAAAAGAGTTCCAAAAGACTTTTGACGAAATCAAAGAAGAATTGCTCGCAATTCAGGAATTTGTGACGGCAAGAGTGAAATCTCTTCAGGATAAACTAAAGGAGGTAGATAGTGATAAAGTTTTTTGGTGCCCGGATTGCAACCAGGACACATTGGTTACAGGAAATAACGAGGATCCAGAGTGTTTGTTTTGTGGAGAAAAAAAGAACGCCGGGGCCGTGGCATTCTTGATATCAATGGGCAAGATAAAGACATGTCCAAACT from Candidatus Margulisiibacteriota bacterium encodes:
- a CDS encoding zinc ribbon domain-containing protein, giving the protein MSELSLEFNLLDNAFDYVESAIKYSKCKDPRSLKYAVLHLDASIELFLKSRLVKEHWSLIFEDPDKASLQALESGDFVSVDLKSALNRLERIADIRINKSLSNSIVSLRNYRNRIQHYAIKVNADAIKSLLGFIYNFVIDFCQKELNQDIKEFQKTFDEIKEELLAIQEFVTARVKSLQDKLKEVDSDKVFWCPDCNQDTLVTGNNEDPECLFCGEKKNAGAVAFLISMGKIKTCPNCGRETFALREIEEKGFRYYCVYCGLSGYWEECATCGRLFSADSGSLFCPDCLDKIKKKYE